The following proteins are encoded in a genomic region of Glycine max cultivar Williams 82 chromosome 18, Glycine_max_v4.0, whole genome shotgun sequence:
- the LOC100790891 gene encoding uncharacterized protein translates to MGNAAVTPCFHPKNSSSSSSSKLIFWDGTMRCLKGKHIAGEIMYEFPDKVVCHADSFFIGHPIPALALEDELIQGEAYFVLPIDSFTCKTLSISSLLSLGSDPSKSTIKFGECPFEYLKGSNGRVLIKVMPEFITRLINRSKRPCCPSSNDNNNFLCSTPELRKHYQMLVKSKDQVWSPKLETISENKVRFSPCRFI, encoded by the coding sequence ATGGGAAATGCCGCAGTGACTCCATGCTTTCATCCAAAGAATTCCTCGTCATCGTCATCGTCGAAACTTATTTTTTGGGATGGCACCATGAGGTGTCTCAAGGGTAAGCACATTGCTGGTGAGATCATGTATGAGTTTCCAGACAAGGTAGTTTGCCATGCAGATTCTTTCTTCATTGGACACCCAATTCCTGCTTTAGCTTTAGAGGATGAGCTCATTCAAGGTGAAGCTTATTTTGTTCTCCCCATTGATAGCTTCACATGCAAAACCCTTTCTATTTCTTCACTCTTGTCCTTGGGATCAGACCCTAGCAAGTCCACCATCAAATTTGGGGAATGCCCTTTTGAGTACTTGAAAGGTTCCAATGGAAGGGTGTTGATAAAGGTCATGCCCGAGTTCATCACAAGGCTAATCAATAGAAGTAAAAGACCTTGTTGCCCCAGCAGCAACGACAACAACAACTTCCTATGCAGCACTCCTGAGTTGAGAAAACACTACCAAATGCTAGTGAAATCCAAGGACCAAGTTTGGTCACCTAAGCTTGAAACCATTTCGGAAAACAAGGTTAGGTTTTCACCGTGTAGATTTATATAG